In one window of Temnothorax longispinosus isolate EJ_2023e chromosome 11, Tlon_JGU_v1, whole genome shotgun sequence DNA:
- the Kkv gene encoding chitin synthase chs-2, whose translation MAKNQHQNGVIPGGITGPDDFSDGESTPLTQDYAGSQRTIVETKGWDVFRNPPMKSDSNSGSMANQKCLERMVQVIKVFVYLLVFVIVLGSGVVAKGTILFMTSQLRQDRKILYCNRQLDRENQYLVTLPEEERIAWIWCIIIAFAVPEFGTLVRSIRMCIFKSWKKPQLAHFLVVSIMETFHVVGLALMFLAVLPELDVVKGAMLTNCVCFVPGLLGLLSRNKSKGESKRYVLVLVDIAALAAQATSFVLWPFLDSSRRSLWLIPVALLLVSCGWWENYVSTQSRISLIRSLGRVKKEMRLTRYFTYMLVSVWKIVAFFISSILILYIKGENVGHLFTMFSSAFGDHKITVTSIKSITSGSLPDLSEILTGDITEVVNADFNTPIYVLLLQIAGAYFAYVFGKFACKILIQGFSYAFPVNLTIPVSISLLIAACGLRNSDPCFFHGTIPDYLFYESPLPNFLNEFVSKQYAWVWLLWLLSQTWITLHIWTPKCERLAATEKLFVVPMYNSLLIDQSMGLNRRRDDQPEVKVEDLAEIEKEKGDGDYETIYEQTDGSTTPPSAVKSSDHVTRIYACATMWHENKEEMMEFLKSILRLDEDQSARRVAQKYLKVVDPDYYEFETHIFFDDAFELADHDENESQVNRFVKLLVGTLDEAASDVHKTRMHVRAPKKYPTPYGGRLVWTLPGKTKMIAHLKDKSKIRHRKRWSQVMYMYYLLGHRLMELPISVDRKEVIAENTFLLTLDGDIDFQPAAVKLLVDLMKKNKNLGAACGRIHPVGSGPMVWYQMFEYAIGHWLQKATEHMIGCVLCSPGCFSLFRGKALMDDNVMKKYTTKSDEARHYVQYDQGEDRWLCTLLLQRGYRVEYSAASDAYTHAPEGFNEFYNQRRRWVPSTIANIMDLLMDAKRTIKINDNISLPYISYQILLMGGTILGPGTIFLMLVGAFVAAFKIDNWTSFYYNIIPILLFMIVCFTCKSNIQLLCAQILSTAYAMIMMAVIVGTALQLGEDGIGSPSAIFLISLSSSFFIAACLHPQEFWCIVPGIIYLLSIPSMYLLLILYSIINLNVVSWGTREVQTKKTKKELEQEKREAEEAKRKAKQKSLLGFLQNGAGTNDDDQGSIEISLAGLFKCLLCTHGKPSSEKQQLVAIAESLEQLGKRLETIERAVDPHSHASGRRRASSVGSRTADHLGAIGEDPEDDEGSETETVTSQNTEGHRDGSNFLTRPYWLNDDGLKKGEVDVLSMQEEHFWKDLLEKYLYPIDEDKAEKARVAKDLKDLRDQSVFAFFMMNALFVLIVFLLQLNKDLLHIKWPFGIKTNVTYDHTTMEVHITKEYLQLEPIGLVFVFFFALILVIQFTAMLFHRFGTLAHILASTSLDCCKKTKDLSEEALLSKHAVDIVRDLQRLDGIEGDYEEGSGSGPGRRKTIRNLEKSRRKTQAINTLDVAFRQRFFSMNEGAGLSRNMSTRREAFKAFEGRRNSIMAMRRKSQMQTLGANNIYGVAGNPLGIQGRPSRSSQISVKDVFEGHPAATSALSAAGHVNAGYEGDDSPGNSLRLQNLGGTQVTWREANSNV comes from the exons ATGGCGAAGAACCAACATCAGAATGGCGTAATACCGGGAGGTATTACCGGCCCGGATGATTTTTCAGATGGTGAAAGCACTCCTCTGACTCAGGACTATGCCGGCAG TCAACGTACGATCGTTGAGACAAAAGGATGGGACGTGTTCCGGAACCCGCCAATGAAGTCCGACTCGAACTCGGGTTCCATGGCAAACCAGAAATGCCTGGAGAGGATGGTGCAGGTGATCAAGGTCTTCGTTTACCTGCTTGTTTTCGTCATAGTGTTGGGAAGCGGCGTGGTCGCCAAGGGCACGATTCTCTTCATGACGTCGCAGCTCCGACAGGACAGAAAAATACTCTACTGCAACAGACAATTGG ATCGAGAGAACCAATACCTGGTGACGTTGCCCGAGGAGGAAAGAATCGCGTGGATATGGTGCATAATAATCGCGTTTGCGGTGCCGGAGTTCGGCACCCTGGTGCGTAGCATTCGCATGTGCATCTTCAAGTCATGGAAGAAGCCGCAGTTGGCGCACTTTCTCGTAGTTTCCATCATGGAGACGTTTCACGTGGTGGGCTTGGCCTTGATGTTCCTGGCGGTGCTTCCGGAACTGGACGTCGTCAAGGGGGCAATGTTGACTAACTGCGTGTGTTTCGTTCCTGGATTGCTGG GCCTACTTTCCCGCAACAAGAGTAAAGGCGAGTCCAAACGATACGTCCTCGTTCTCGTCGACATCGCCGCCCTAGCCGCCCAGGCGACTAGCTTCGTCCTTTGGCCCTTCTTAGACAGCTCGAGACGATCCTTATGGCTGATTCCTGTTGCACTACTTCTCGTCTCCTGCGGCTGGTGGGAAAATTACGTCTCCACGCAGAGCCGGATTA GTTTAATCAGATCTCTCGGCAGAGTAAAAAAGGAGATGCGACTGACGCGTTATTTCACCTATATGCTGGTGTCTGTCTGGAAGATTGTAGCGTTCTTCATCAGCTCGATATTGATACTATATATCAAAGGGGAAAATGTCGGGCATCTCTTTACCATGTTTAGCAGCGCCTTCGGTGACCACAAAATTACAGTCACGTCTATCAAGTCGATAACTAGCGGGAGTTTGCCCGATCTCTCGGAGATTCTGACGGGCGACATCACCGAGGTCGTCAACGCCGACTTCAACACGCCCATCTACGTTCTCCTGCTGCAGATCGCCGGCGCTTACTTCGCCTACGTGTTTG GCAAATTCGCATGCAAGATCCTGATTCAAGGCTTTAGCTACGCGTTCCCGGTGAATCTCACGATACCGGTGTCGATCTCGTTGCTGATCGCCGCGTGCGGTCTCCGCAACAGTGATCCATGCTTCTTTCACGGTACCATACCGGATTACTTGTTTTACGAGTCGCCGCTGCCTAATTTCCTCAACGAATTCGTGTCGAAGCAGTATGCCTGGGTATGGTTGCTGTGGCTGTTGTCGCAGACCTGGATCACCCTACACATTTGGACGCCGAAATGCGAGCGTCTTGCGGCCACGGAGAAGCTCTTCGTCGTGCCAATGTACAACTCTCTGCTGATCGACCAGTCGATGGGCCTTAACCGGAGAAGGGACGATCAGCCGGAAGTCAAAGTCGAA GATCTGGCGGAAATAGAAAAGGAGAAGGGTGATGGCGACTATGAGACAATCTACGAACAGACGGACGGATCGACCACACCTCCGTCCGCGGTGAAGAGCAGCGATCATGTAACCAGGATTTACGCTTGCGCTACCATGTGGCATGAGAACAAGGAAGAAATGATGGAATTCCTGAAGAGTATTCTGCGCCTGGACGAGGACCAGAGCGCGCGGCGTGTCGCTCAGAAATATCTCAAGGTCGTCGATCCCGACTATTACGAATTCGAAA CTCACATATTCTTCGACGACGCGTTTGAATTGGCCGATCACGACGAAAACGAGTCGCAGGTGAACAGATTCGTGAAATTGCTGGTCGGCACGCTGGACGAGGCCGCATCGGATGTGCACAAAACGAGGATGCACGTAAGAGCGCCTAAAAAGTATCCGACTCCGTATGGTGGACGATTGGTTTGGACTCTTCCCGGAAAGACGAAGATGATCGCCCATCTAAAAGACAAGAGCAAGATCCGACACAGGAAGCGATGGAGTCAG GTAATGTACATGTATTATCTGCTGGGACATCGGCTAATGGAATTACCGATCAGCGTCGATCGCAAGGAGGTCATCGCCGAGAATACGTTTTTGTTAACGCTCGACGGCGATATTGACTTTCAACCAGCGGCAGTGAAGCTTCTCGTGGATCTGATGAAGAAGAATAAGAACCTAGGCGCCGCCTGCGGTCGTATTCATCCAGTTGGTTCTG GACCCATGGTGTGGTATCAGATGTTCGAATACGCGATCGGTCACTGGCTGCAGAAGGCCACCGAGCACATGATCGGCTGCGTACTCTGCAGTCCCGGATGTTTCTCGCTGTTTCGCGGCAAAGCACTGATGGATGACAACGTGATGAAGAAGTACACGACCAAGTCCGACGAGGCAAGGCACTACGTGCAGTACGATCAGGGAGAGGACCGTTGGCTGTGCACGTTGCTATTGCAACGAGGATACAGG GTAGAATATTCCGCAGCGAGCGACGCTTATACCCACGCACCGGAAGGATTTAACGAGTTCTATAACCAACGGCGCCGTTGGGTACCCTCCACCATTGCCAATATTATGGATCTGCTAATGGACGCGAAACGCACGATTAAAATCAACGACAATATCTCGCTGCCTTACATCTCGTATCAAATCCTACTGATGG GTGGTACGATTCTGGGACCCGGCACGATCTTTCTCATGTTGGTGGGTGCCTTTGTGGCGGCTTTCAAAATTGACAACTGGACTAGCTTCTACTACAACATCATTCCCATTTTGCTCTTCATGATCGTCTGTTTCACGTGCAAATCGAACATACAG CTTTTATGCGCTCAGATCCTGTCGACGGCGTATGCGATGATCATGATGGCGGTGATCGTAGGTACTGCCCTACAGCTCGGCGAGGACGGCATAGGCTCGCCCTCGGCGATCTTCCTAATATCATTGTCGAGTTCATTCTTCATAGCAGCCTGTCTACATCCTCAAGAATTCTGGTGTATCGTGCCTGGCATCATATACTTGTTGTCCATTCCGTCCATGTACTTGCTCCTCATATTGTACTCCATCATCAATCTTAATGTTGTGTCCTGGGGCACCAGGGAGGTCCAAACGAAAAAAACTAAGAAG GAACTCGAGCAAGAGAAGAGGGAGGCGGAGGAGGCAAAGCGCAAGGCCAAACAGAAATCCCTGCTGGGCTTTCTGCAAAACGGTGCCGGCACCAATGACGATGATCAGGGATCTATCGAGATATCGCTGGCCGGTTTGTTCAAATGCTTGCTGTGCACCCATGGCAAGCCGTCTTCCGAGAAGCAACAGCTCGTGGCGATCGCCGAGTCGCTCGAGCAGCTCGGTAAAAGGCTTGAGACCATCGAAAG AGCGGTGGATCCTCACAGTCACGCTTCCGGACGAAGAAGAGCCTCTTCCGTGGGTTCGCGCACCGCCGATCACCTGGGTGCCATCGGCGAGGATCCCGAGGACGACGAAGGCAGCGAGACGGAGACGGTGACCAGTCAGAATACCGAAGGTCATCGCGACGGCAGTAACTTCCTCACGCGACCGTACTGGTTGAACGATGACGGTCTGAAGAAGGGAGAGGTGGACGTGTTATCGATGCAGGAAGAGCATTTCTGGAAGGACCTGCTGGAGAAGTATCTCTACCCGATCGACGAGGACAAAGCGGAGAAG GCACGAGTCGCCAAAGATTTAAAGGACCTACGCGACCAGAGCGTCTTTGCGTTTTTTATGATGAATGCCCTCTTCGTCCTGATCGTCTTTCTGCTGCAATTGAACAAAGACTTGTTGCACATCAAGTGGCCATTCGGCATCAAGACGAACGTCACGTATGACCATACTACCATGGAG GTGCACATCACGAAGGAGTACTTGCAACTCGAGCCGATCGGTCTTGtgttcgtcttcttcttcgcgCTGATATTGGTCATACAATTCACCGCGATGCTGTTCCACCGATTCGGCACCCTGGCCCACATTCTGGCCAGCACCAGTTTAGACTGTTGCAAGAAG ACGAAGGATCTCTCCGAGGAAGCCCTGCTGTCGAAACACGCGGTCGACATAGTGAGAGATCTTCAGAGACTAGACGGGATAGAAGGTGACTACGAGGAGGGCAGCGGTAGCGGGCCCGGTAGACGAAAAACGATCAGAAATCTGGAAAAGAGTCGCAGGAAGACGCAGGCGATCAACACGCTCGACGTCGCCTTCAGGCAACGTTTCTTCAGCATGAACGAGGGCGCAG GCCTGTCGAGGAACATgtcgacgcgacgcgaggCGTTTAAGGCGTTCGAGGGTAGGCGCAACAGCATAATGGCGATGCGCCGGAAGTCGCAGATGCAGACCCTGGGCGCGAACAACATCTACGGCGTGGCGGGCAACCCCCTTGGGATCCAGGGCCGGCCGTCCCGCAGCAGTCAGATATCTGTCAAGGACGTGTTCGAGGGACACCCGGCTGCAACGTCGGCACTGTCGGCAGCGGGGCACGTGAACGCCGGCTACGAGGGCGACGACAGCCCCGGAAACAGTCTGCGGTTGCAGAATCTCGGTGGCACGCAGGTCACGTGGCGAGAAGCAAACTCCAACGTGTGA
- the LOC139821678 gene encoding mitochondrial coenzyme A diphosphatase NUDT8 isoform X1 — MKLPAASMRPFLRAFSIAPEHRVDMIDSTLKPEVVLSESNRKACIEKFKSIRVPKASNVAEAAVLVPLCLYKGELGFLYMLRSMRVTSNPGQVSFPGGMRDETDVDLRETALRETWEELKIPKEKVDVWTAGNLIGKGNVNVMPVLAYIGEVVPEKLEINHDEVEEAFVVSLQKLCDPELIHFTSFRHPVMTLPCYLGGKHRVWGFTGAITHMALECLVPQVYKYKFFSVRPITNDSSETESNYFDYNATHSKI; from the exons ATGAAGTTACCCGCGGCGTCGATGCGCCCTTTTCTACGTGCCTTC tcCATAGCGCCCGAACATCGTGTTGACATGATCGATTCCACCCTGAAGCCCGAAGTCGTGCTTTCGGAGAGCAATCGTAAGGCTTGCATCGAAAAATTCAAGTCCATCCGGGTGCCAAAGGCGAGCAACGTGGCAGAAGCAGCCGTTTTGGTCCcgttatgtttatataaaggaGAACTCGGTTTCTTATATATGCTGCGGTCCATGAGGGTCACATCCAATCCAGGACAA GTATCTTTCCCGGGTGGCATGCGCGACGAGACTGACGTCGATCTACGGGAAACCGCGTTGCGAGAAACCTGGGAGGAGCTCAAGATCCCTAAGGAGAAGGTCGACGTGTGGACCGCGGGAAATCTCATCGGCAAGGGCAACGTTAACGTAATGCCGGTTCTAGCTTATATCGGCGAGGTAGTGCCGGAAAAGCTGGAGATCAATCATGACGAGGTGGAAGAAGCGTTCGTAGTTAGTTTGCAGAAACTGTGCGATCCTGAGCTAATTCATTTTACGAGTTTTCGCCATCCAGTTATGACCCTGCCGTGTTATCTGGGTGGAAAGCACCGTGTCTGGGGATTTACCGGCGCTATCACTCACATGGCACTCGAATGCTTGGTGCCGCAGGTCTACAAATACAAGTTCTTTTCAGTACGACCGATAACGAATGATTCTAGCGAGACGGAATCGAATTACTTTGATTATAACGCGACGCATTCGAAGATATAA
- the LOC139821678 gene encoding mitochondrial coenzyme A diphosphatase NUDT8 isoform X2 — MIDSTLKPEVVLSESNRKACIEKFKSIRVPKASNVAEAAVLVPLCLYKGELGFLYMLRSMRVTSNPGQVSFPGGMRDETDVDLRETALRETWEELKIPKEKVDVWTAGNLIGKGNVNVMPVLAYIGEVVPEKLEINHDEVEEAFVVSLQKLCDPELIHFTSFRHPVMTLPCYLGGKHRVWGFTGAITHMALECLVPQVYKYKFFSVRPITNDSSETESNYFDYNATHSKI, encoded by the exons ATGATCGATTCCACCCTGAAGCCCGAAGTCGTGCTTTCGGAGAGCAATCGTAAGGCTTGCATCGAAAAATTCAAGTCCATCCGGGTGCCAAAGGCGAGCAACGTGGCAGAAGCAGCCGTTTTGGTCCcgttatgtttatataaaggaGAACTCGGTTTCTTATATATGCTGCGGTCCATGAGGGTCACATCCAATCCAGGACAA GTATCTTTCCCGGGTGGCATGCGCGACGAGACTGACGTCGATCTACGGGAAACCGCGTTGCGAGAAACCTGGGAGGAGCTCAAGATCCCTAAGGAGAAGGTCGACGTGTGGACCGCGGGAAATCTCATCGGCAAGGGCAACGTTAACGTAATGCCGGTTCTAGCTTATATCGGCGAGGTAGTGCCGGAAAAGCTGGAGATCAATCATGACGAGGTGGAAGAAGCGTTCGTAGTTAGTTTGCAGAAACTGTGCGATCCTGAGCTAATTCATTTTACGAGTTTTCGCCATCCAGTTATGACCCTGCCGTGTTATCTGGGTGGAAAGCACCGTGTCTGGGGATTTACCGGCGCTATCACTCACATGGCACTCGAATGCTTGGTGCCGCAGGTCTACAAATACAAGTTCTTTTCAGTACGACCGATAACGAATGATTCTAGCGAGACGGAATCGAATTACTTTGATTATAACGCGACGCATTCGAAGATATAA